A window from Pseudomonas campi encodes these proteins:
- the lpxA gene encoding acyl-ACP--UDP-N-acetylglucosamine O-acyltransferase, with the protein MSLIDPRAIIDPSAKLADDVQVGPWSIIGPDVEIGEGSVVGPHVIIKGPTQIGKHNRIYQFSSVGEDTPDLKYNGEPTRLVIGDNNVIREGVTIHRGTVQDRSETTIGDHNLLMAYVHIGHDSVIGNHCILVNNTALAGHVKMDDWAILSGFTLVHQFCRIGAHSFSGMGTAIGKDVPAYVTVFGNPAEARSMNFEGMRRRGFSAEAIASLRRAYKVVYRQGLTVEQALAELAESSAQFPEVAVFRDSIQASTRGITR; encoded by the coding sequence ATGAGTTTGATTGACCCTCGCGCCATCATCGATCCGTCGGCCAAGCTGGCGGATGACGTTCAGGTCGGCCCCTGGTCGATCATTGGACCCGATGTGGAAATAGGCGAGGGTAGCGTGGTCGGCCCCCATGTGATCATCAAGGGCCCGACCCAGATTGGTAAGCACAACCGTATCTATCAGTTCTCGTCGGTCGGTGAAGATACCCCTGACCTGAAGTACAACGGCGAGCCGACTCGCCTAGTGATCGGCGATAACAACGTGATTCGCGAGGGTGTCACCATCCATCGCGGGACCGTACAGGACCGCTCGGAAACCACCATAGGCGATCACAACCTGCTGATGGCCTATGTGCATATCGGTCACGACAGCGTGATCGGCAATCACTGCATTCTGGTCAATAACACCGCCTTGGCCGGCCACGTGAAGATGGACGACTGGGCGATCCTGTCGGGCTTCACCCTGGTTCACCAGTTCTGCCGCATCGGCGCACACAGCTTCTCCGGCATGGGCACGGCGATCGGCAAGGATGTGCCGGCCTATGTCACCGTGTTCGGCAATCCGGCCGAGGCGCGTAGCATGAACTTCGAAGGCATGCGCCGCCGTGGTTTCAGCGCAGAAGCCATTGCTTCGCTGCGCCGCGCCTACAAGGTGGTGTATCGCCAGGGCCTGACTGTCGAGCAGGCGCTGGCCGAGCTGGCCGAATCCTCTGCGCAATTCCCGGAAGTGGCGGTATTCCGCGACTCCATCCAGGCTTCCACCCGCGGCATCACCCGCTAA
- the tilS gene encoding tRNA lysidine(34) synthetase TilS, producing MIPLENRLLAALQPWLAAPAWRVALSGGLDSSVLLHLLARLRARQALPPLSAIHVHHGLQAIADSWPQHCQQLCDGLGVPLQIDYVQVAAGASLERAAREARYGALERCLGAGELLLTGQHRDDQAETLLFRLLRGAGVRGLAAMPAQRALGQGVLLRPLLAVSRSELETYAQQHELHWVEDPSNTDMRFARNFLRAEVLPLLARQWPQARQNLARSAEHMREAQGLLDELAELDLLAAAPPSEYAWLGLPSLALGPLRQLSAARQRNALRHWLAPRTSLPDSEHWQGWQDLRDAAVDSAPVWRLAAGELRRADERLWWLVGEWLQAPSPPAAWSEPAQPLQLPGNGRLSLRGEYPVGELQVRYRIGGEVLVLPGRGHRDLKRLLNERGVPAFVRGRLPLLYRGEELLAVANLPGLDGSQWGDWQLSWQPPTSEQGLS from the coding sequence ATGATTCCCCTCGAAAACCGACTGCTCGCAGCACTACAGCCCTGGCTGGCAGCCCCGGCCTGGCGGGTGGCGCTGTCCGGCGGTCTGGATTCCAGTGTGTTGCTGCACCTGCTGGCGCGTCTGCGTGCTCGTCAGGCCTTGCCGCCGCTCTCGGCTATTCATGTGCACCATGGTCTGCAGGCGATTGCCGATAGCTGGCCGCAGCACTGCCAGCAGTTGTGCGATGGGCTGGGCGTACCGCTGCAGATCGACTATGTGCAGGTCGCTGCCGGTGCCAGCCTCGAACGGGCGGCGCGTGAGGCGCGCTATGGCGCACTCGAGCGCTGTCTGGGGGCTGGCGAACTGCTGCTGACCGGGCAGCACCGCGATGACCAGGCCGAAACCCTGCTCTTTCGTCTGTTGCGCGGTGCCGGCGTGCGGGGGCTGGCGGCCATGCCGGCGCAGCGCGCGCTTGGCCAGGGTGTGTTGCTGCGCCCATTGCTGGCGGTGTCGCGCAGTGAGCTGGAGACTTATGCGCAGCAGCATGAGCTGCATTGGGTCGAGGACCCGTCCAATACCGATATGCGTTTCGCCCGTAACTTCCTGCGCGCGGAGGTGCTGCCCCTGCTGGCGCGCCAGTGGCCACAGGCCAGGCAAAACCTGGCACGCAGCGCCGAGCACATGCGCGAGGCGCAGGGCTTGCTCGATGAGCTGGCCGAGCTGGATCTGCTGGCAGCTGCGCCACCCTCGGAATATGCCTGGCTGGGGCTGCCTTCGCTGGCGCTTGGGCCGCTGCGTCAGCTGTCGGCAGCACGCCAGCGCAATGCGCTGCGTCATTGGCTGGCGCCACGCACAAGCCTGCCGGACAGCGAGCACTGGCAGGGTTGGCAAGATCTGCGCGATGCGGCAGTCGACAGTGCGCCGGTCTGGCGTCTGGCGGCGGGCGAGCTGAGGCGCGCCGACGAACGGTTGTGGTGGCTGGTGGGTGAATGGCTGCAGGCTCCGTCGCCGCCCGCAGCCTGGTCGGAGCCGGCGCAGCCGCTGCAATTGCCGGGCAATGGTCGGCTCAGTTTGCGTGGCGAATATCCCGTGGGCGAGTTGCAAGTGCGTTACAGAATCGGCGGTGAAGTGCTGGTGCTGCCGGGGCGCGGTCATCGCGATCTGAAGCGTTTGCTCAACGAGCGCGGCGTGCCGGCTTTTGTCCGCGGCCGATTGCCGCTGCTGTATCGCGGCGAGGAGCTGCTGGCCGTGGCCAACCTGCCTGGCTTGGACGGTTCGCAGTGGGGCGATTGGCAATTGTCCTGGCAGCCGCCGACGAGCGAGCAAGGTTTGAGCTGA
- the fabZ gene encoding 3-hydroxyacyl-ACP dehydratase FabZ: MMDINQIREYLPHRYPFLLVDRVAELDLEGKTIRAYKNVSINEPFFNGHFPEHPIMPGVLIIEAMAQAAGILGFKMMDLKPSDGTLYYFVGSDKLRFRQPVVPGDQLMLEAKYLSNKRSIWKFACKASVDGKEVCSAEIICAERKL; encoded by the coding sequence ATGATGGACATCAACCAGATTCGCGAATACTTGCCGCACCGTTACCCCTTCCTGCTGGTGGACCGGGTGGCAGAGCTGGATCTCGAGGGCAAGACCATTCGTGCCTACAAGAATGTCAGCATCAATGAGCCGTTTTTCAACGGGCATTTCCCCGAACATCCGATCATGCCGGGCGTGCTGATCATCGAGGCAATGGCCCAGGCCGCTGGGATTCTCGGTTTCAAGATGATGGATCTGAAACCCTCCGATGGCACCCTGTATTACTTTGTCGGCTCCGACAAGCTACGCTTTCGTCAGCCAGTGGTACCGGGCGATCAGCTGATGCTCGAAGCCAAGTACCTGAGTAACAAGCGCAGCATCTGGAAGTTCGCGTGCAAGGCCAGCGTCGATGGCAAGGAAGTCTGCTCGGCAGAAATCATCTGTGCGGAACGCAAACTATGA
- a CDS encoding OmpH family outer membrane protein, translated as MRKLTQLVLITMALVATPAFAEMKVAVLNYQMALLESDAAKKYAVDAEKKFGPQLNKLKQLETDAKRIQDRLVKEGERMQQAERERLELEFKQKARDFQFQSKELNEAKAISDRDMLKQLKPKLDKAVEEVIKGGNFDLVLERGAVIDVKPQLDITRQVIERMNKLR; from the coding sequence GTGCGTAAGTTGACTCAACTGGTTCTGATCACCATGGCCCTGGTGGCGACTCCGGCGTTTGCCGAGATGAAGGTGGCAGTACTGAACTACCAAATGGCCCTGCTTGAGTCTGACGCTGCGAAGAAATACGCCGTGGATGCCGAGAAGAAATTCGGTCCGCAACTGAACAAGCTGAAGCAGCTGGAAACCGACGCCAAGCGCATTCAGGACCGCCTGGTCAAAGAAGGCGAGCGTATGCAGCAAGCCGAGCGTGAGCGCCTGGAGCTTGAGTTCAAGCAGAAGGCCCGTGACTTCCAGTTCCAGTCCAAGGAACTCAACGAAGCCAAGGCCATCTCCGATCGCGACATGCTCAAGCAGCTCAAGCCGAAGCTGGACAAGGCGGTCGAGGAAGTGATCAAGGGCGGCAATTTTGACCTGGTGCTGGAACGTGGCGCGGTAATCGACGTCAAGCCTCAGCTCGACATTACCCGTCAGGTCATCGAGCGCATGAACAAGCTGCGCTGA
- the lpxD gene encoding UDP-3-O-(3-hydroxymyristoyl)glucosamine N-acyltransferase: MMSAVSFTLGQLAEQLGATLRGAADKPIRGLASLQDAGAEQLSFLANAQYRKFLADTQAGAVLLTAADADGFAGDALVVANPYLAYAQLSHLFDRKPVATAGVHPTAVVAADAQVDASASIGAYAVIESAAQIGAGVTIGAHCVIGARSSIGEHGWLAPRVTLYHDVHIGKRVVIQSGAVLGGEGFGFANEKGVWQKIAQIGGVTLGDDVEIGANTTIDRGALADTLIGNGVKLDNQIMIAHNVQIGDNTAMAGCAGISGSTKIGKNCMIAGGVGMVGHIEVCDNVFVTGMTMVTRSITEPGAYSSGTAMQTAADWKKSAARIRQLDDMARRLRDMEKRLAAVTPGADASSDA, translated from the coding sequence ATCATGAGCGCAGTGTCGTTTACCCTCGGTCAGCTGGCCGAGCAGCTGGGCGCCACCTTGCGTGGTGCCGCCGACAAGCCGATTCGTGGCCTGGCGTCCCTGCAGGATGCCGGCGCCGAGCAGTTGAGCTTTCTGGCCAATGCCCAGTACCGCAAGTTCCTCGCCGATACGCAGGCAGGCGCAGTGCTGCTCACCGCGGCGGATGCCGATGGCTTCGCGGGTGATGCTCTGGTCGTGGCCAATCCCTATCTGGCCTATGCCCAGCTTTCCCATCTGTTCGATCGCAAGCCCGTTGCCACTGCCGGGGTTCACCCGACGGCCGTGGTGGCTGCCGATGCGCAGGTCGATGCGAGCGCCAGTATCGGCGCCTATGCGGTGATTGAAAGCGCTGCGCAGATCGGTGCTGGCGTGACCATCGGCGCGCATTGCGTGATCGGTGCGCGCAGCTCTATCGGTGAGCATGGTTGGCTGGCGCCGCGCGTGACCCTGTATCACGACGTGCACATCGGCAAGCGTGTGGTCATCCAGTCTGGCGCCGTGCTCGGTGGTGAGGGCTTCGGCTTCGCCAACGAAAAAGGTGTCTGGCAGAAGATCGCGCAGATCGGTGGCGTGACCCTGGGCGACGATGTCGAGATCGGTGCTAACACCACCATCGACCGCGGTGCCCTGGCCGATACCTTGATCGGCAACGGGGTCAAGCTGGATAACCAGATCATGATCGCGCACAACGTGCAGATCGGCGACAACACCGCCATGGCCGGTTGCGCGGGTATTTCCGGCAGCACCAAGATCGGCAAGAACTGCATGATCGCCGGTGGGGTGGGCATGGTTGGGCACATCGAGGTGTGCGACAACGTGTTCGTCACCGGCATGACCATGGTCACCCGTTCGATTACCGAACCTGGGGCCTACTCCTCGGGTACTGCAATGCAAACTGCGGCCGACTGGAAGAAGAGCGCTGCGCGCATTCGCCAGTTGGACGATATGGCACGACGCCTGCGCGACATGGAAAAGCGCCTGGCTGCCGTGACCCCGGGCGCCGATGCCTCATCAGATGCCTGA
- the rnhB gene encoding ribonuclease HII has translation MQMGLDFTLVEELVAGVDEVGRGPLCGPVVTAAVILDPARPILGLNDSKKLSEARREKLFDEICEKALAWCIARAEVEEIDRLNILHATMLAMQRAVEGLSVTPRLALIDGNRCPKLAVPSAPVVKGDSQVPAIAAASILAKVSRDREMQALEALYPGYGIGGHKGYPTPVHLEALKRLGATPIHRRSFAPVRAVLEE, from the coding sequence ATGCAGATGGGCTTGGATTTCACTCTGGTCGAGGAATTGGTCGCCGGCGTCGACGAAGTCGGCCGTGGCCCACTCTGTGGCCCGGTGGTCACCGCCGCAGTGATCCTCGATCCGGCGCGGCCGATCCTCGGGCTCAATGACTCGAAGAAGCTCAGCGAGGCGCGCCGCGAGAAGCTGTTCGACGAAATTTGCGAAAAAGCCCTGGCCTGGTGCATCGCCCGCGCCGAGGTGGAAGAGATCGACCGCCTGAATATCCTGCACGCCACCATGCTGGCCATGCAGCGCGCAGTGGAAGGGCTCAGCGTGACGCCACGCCTGGCGTTGATCGACGGCAATCGTTGTCCCAAGCTGGCAGTGCCTAGCGCGCCAGTGGTCAAAGGTGACAGCCAGGTGCCGGCCATCGCCGCCGCCTCGATCCTGGCCAAGGTCAGCCGTGACCGTGAGATGCAAGCGCTGGAGGCCTTGTACCCCGGCTACGGCATCGGCGGGCACAAGGGCTATCCCACACCGGTGCATCTGGAAGCGCTCAAGCGCCTGGGTGCCACGCCGATCCACCGGCGCTCCTTCGCGCCGGTGCGCGCGGTGCTGGAAGAGTAG
- the lpxB gene encoding lipid-A-disaccharide synthase: MARPLRIALVAGEASGDILGAGLMQALKRQHPQVEFIGIGGPRMEAEGLKSYFPMERLAVMGLVEVLGRLLELLARRKRLIRTLIEAKPDVFIGIDAPDFNLTLELKLRQAGIKTVHYVSPSVWAWRQKRVLKIREACDLMLTLFPFEARFYLDHQVPVRFVGHPLANTIPLQADRQAAREVLGLDDDAMVVALLPGSRGGEVARLGALFLDAAERLRALRPGVRFVLPCASRERRQQLEELLGNRDLPLLLLDGQSHEALAACDAVLIASGTATLEALLYKRPMVVAYKVAPLTYRILKRLVTSPYISLPNLLAERLLVPELIQDAATPDALAQTLAPLLDDGAVQTEGFDVIHRALRHDASEQAADAVLKLAGLA; encoded by the coding sequence ATGGCGCGTCCTCTTCGCATAGCGCTGGTGGCCGGCGAGGCCTCCGGCGACATTCTCGGCGCCGGCCTGATGCAGGCGCTCAAGCGTCAGCATCCGCAGGTCGAGTTCATCGGCATTGGTGGGCCGCGCATGGAGGCCGAAGGCCTCAAGTCCTACTTCCCGATGGAGCGCCTGGCGGTGATGGGCCTGGTCGAGGTGCTCGGCCGCCTGCTGGAGTTGCTGGCACGGCGCAAGCGCCTGATCCGCACGCTGATCGAGGCCAAGCCGGATGTGTTCATCGGTATCGATGCGCCGGACTTCAACCTGACCCTCGAGCTCAAGCTACGCCAGGCCGGGATCAAGACCGTGCACTACGTCAGCCCGTCGGTCTGGGCCTGGCGGCAGAAGCGCGTGCTGAAGATTCGCGAAGCCTGCGACCTGATGCTGACTCTGTTTCCCTTCGAGGCGCGTTTCTATCTCGATCATCAGGTGCCGGTACGTTTCGTCGGCCATCCGCTGGCCAATACCATCCCGCTGCAGGCCGACCGCCAAGCCGCCCGCGAAGTCTTGGGGCTGGATGACGATGCGATGGTCGTTGCCCTGTTGCCGGGCAGCCGTGGCGGCGAAGTGGCGCGTCTGGGCGCTTTGTTCCTCGACGCCGCCGAGCGCCTGCGCGCCCTGCGGCCGGGCGTGCGTTTTGTCCTGCCCTGCGCCAGTCGTGAGCGCCGCCAGCAACTGGAAGAGCTGCTGGGTAACCGTGACCTGCCGTTGCTGTTGCTCGATGGCCAGTCCCATGAAGCTCTGGCCGCCTGCGATGCCGTGCTGATCGCTTCCGGTACGGCGACCCTCGAAGCGCTGCTGTACAAGCGCCCAATGGTGGTGGCCTACAAGGTGGCGCCGCTGACCTATCGCATTCTCAAACGCCTGGTGACCAGCCCCTATATTTCCCTGCCCAACCTGCTGGCCGAGCGCCTGCTGGTGCCTGAGCTGATCCAGGATGCGGCCACCCCGGATGCCCTGGCGCAGACCCTGGCGCCGCTGCTGGATGACGGCGCGGTGCAAACCGAAGGCTTCGATGTGATTCATCGCGCCCTGCGGCACGATGCCTCCGAACAGGCCGCCGATGCGGTGCTCAAGCTGGCAGGGCTGGCCTGA
- the dnaE gene encoding DNA polymerase III subunit alpha, with the protein MTTTFVHLRLHTEFSLVDGLVRVKPLVKAVAGAGMPAVAVTDQSNMCSLVKFYKAAQGGGIKPICGADIWLASAEEDGPLTRMTLLAMNAKGYRNLTELVSRGWSDGQSNDLVIIQRDWVKEAAEGLIALSGARDGEIGHALLAGEQARAEALLGEWQAVFPERFYLELHRCNRINDEEHVHAAVALAARCGAALVATNDVRFLKQGDFEAHETRVCIGESRTLDDPRRPRTYSDQQYLKTPAEMAELFSDIPEALENTVEIAKRCNIEVQLGKYFLPDFPVPDGMTIDEYFRKVSFDGLDERLEVLLPKDTPDYEAKKQVYIDRLNFELDIIIQMGFPGYFLIVMDFIQWAKSNGVPVGPGRGSGAGSLVAYVQKITDLDPLAYDLLFERFLNPERVSMPDFDVDFCMDGRDRVIDYVAEKYGRNAVSQIITFGTMAAKAVVRDVARVQGKSYGLADRLSKMIPFEVGMTLEKAYEMEEPLRDFLKVDEEAAEIWEMSLKLEGICRGTGKHAGGVVIAPTKLTDFSPIACDEEGGGLVTQFDKDDVEAAGLVKFDFLGLRTLTIIKWAMETINREQAKKGLPDVNIDFIPLDDKKTYDMLQKAETTAVFQLESRGMKELIKKLKPDCLEDMIALVALFRPGPLQSGMVDDFINRKHGREQLSYPHPDYQYAGLEPVLKPTYGIILYQEQVMQIAQVMAGYTLGGADMLRRAMGKKKPEEMAKQRGGFIEGCASNNISADLAGNIFDLVEKFAGYGFNKSHSAAYGLVSYQTAWLKAHFPSPFMAAVLSADMHNTEKVVTLIEECRSMKLRILAPDVNNSEFKFTVDDDGRIVYGLGAIKGVGEGPVEAIVESRQDGPFKDLFDFCSRVDLKRINKRTLEALIRGGALDRLGPYFDDELKAYQAGIDRNRAVLLAAMEEAAQAAEQAARSHDSGHADLFGGLFSEPEADVYVNHRNARELSLKERLKGEKDCLGLYLTGHPIDEYEGEVRRFARQRIIDLRPARESQTIAGLIVNLRVMKNKKGDKMGFITLDDRSGRIEASLFADAFASNQALLQSDALVVVEGEVSNDDFSGGLRLRAKRVMSLEEARTGLAESLRLCVGREALQGDRLRWLGELLGKYRGACPLTLDYSGSDAKAVLQFGEQWRIDPADGLIQSLRDQFGKDNVFLQYR; encoded by the coding sequence ATGACCACCACCTTCGTCCATCTACGCCTGCATACCGAGTTTTCCCTGGTCGATGGCCTGGTCCGGGTCAAACCCCTGGTCAAGGCGGTGGCCGGTGCCGGCATGCCGGCGGTGGCGGTCACCGATCAGAGCAACATGTGCTCGCTGGTGAAGTTCTACAAGGCGGCGCAGGGCGGCGGGATCAAACCGATCTGTGGTGCCGACATCTGGCTGGCCAGCGCCGAAGAAGACGGCCCGTTGACGCGCATGACCCTGCTGGCGATGAATGCCAAGGGCTATCGCAATCTCACCGAACTGGTCTCGCGCGGCTGGAGCGATGGGCAGAGCAACGACCTGGTGATCATCCAGCGCGACTGGGTCAAGGAAGCAGCCGAGGGCCTGATCGCCCTGTCCGGTGCGCGCGACGGCGAGATCGGTCATGCCTTGCTGGCCGGCGAGCAGGCGCGTGCCGAGGCACTGCTGGGCGAATGGCAGGCGGTATTCCCCGAGCGTTTCTACCTCGAACTGCACCGCTGCAATCGCATCAACGACGAAGAGCATGTGCATGCCGCCGTGGCCCTGGCCGCTCGCTGCGGTGCGGCGCTGGTGGCGACCAACGATGTGCGCTTCCTCAAGCAGGGCGACTTCGAGGCCCACGAGACCCGCGTGTGCATCGGCGAGAGCCGCACCCTGGATGACCCGCGCCGCCCGCGCACCTATTCCGACCAGCAGTACCTGAAGACTCCGGCCGAGATGGCCGAGCTGTTCAGCGACATCCCCGAGGCGCTGGAAAACACCGTCGAAATCGCTAAGCGCTGCAACATCGAAGTGCAGTTGGGTAAGTACTTCTTGCCTGACTTCCCGGTGCCGGATGGCATGACCATCGACGAGTACTTCCGCAAGGTCTCCTTCGATGGCCTCGACGAGCGCCTGGAAGTGCTGCTGCCCAAGGACACCCCGGACTACGAGGCGAAGAAGCAGGTCTACATCGACCGGCTGAATTTCGAGCTGGATATCATCATCCAGATGGGTTTCCCCGGTTACTTCCTGATCGTTATGGACTTCATCCAGTGGGCCAAGAGCAACGGCGTGCCGGTCGGCCCGGGCCGCGGTTCGGGTGCCGGCTCGCTGGTGGCCTATGTGCAGAAGATCACCGACCTCGACCCGCTGGCCTACGACCTGCTGTTCGAGCGCTTCCTCAACCCCGAACGCGTCTCCATGCCCGACTTCGACGTCGACTTCTGCATGGACGGCCGCGACCGGGTGATCGACTACGTGGCCGAGAAATACGGGCGTAACGCGGTGAGCCAGATCATCACCTTCGGCACCATGGCGGCCAAGGCTGTGGTGCGCGACGTGGCGCGGGTGCAGGGCAAGTCCTACGGTCTGGCCGATCGCCTGTCGAAGATGATTCCCTTCGAGGTCGGCATGACCCTGGAGAAGGCCTACGAGATGGAGGAGCCGCTGCGCGACTTCCTCAAGGTCGACGAGGAGGCCGCAGAGATCTGGGAGATGTCGCTCAAGCTCGAGGGCATCTGCCGCGGTACCGGCAAGCACGCCGGGGGCGTGGTGATCGCGCCGACCAAGCTCACCGACTTCTCGCCGATTGCCTGCGATGAAGAGGGTGGCGGCCTGGTCACCCAGTTCGACAAGGACGACGTGGAGGCGGCCGGCCTGGTCAAGTTCGACTTCCTCGGCCTGCGCACCCTGACCATCATCAAGTGGGCGATGGAGACGATCAACCGCGAGCAGGCGAAGAAGGGCCTGCCGGATGTGAACATCGACTTCATCCCGCTGGATGACAAAAAAACCTACGACATGCTGCAGAAGGCCGAGACCACTGCGGTGTTCCAGCTTGAATCGCGCGGCATGAAGGAGCTGATCAAGAAGCTCAAGCCGGACTGCCTGGAAGACATGATCGCCCTGGTGGCGCTGTTCCGTCCCGGTCCGCTGCAGTCGGGCATGGTGGACGACTTCATCAACCGTAAACACGGTCGCGAGCAGCTCTCCTACCCGCATCCGGACTACCAGTACGCGGGCCTGGAGCCGGTGCTCAAGCCGACCTACGGCATCATCCTGTACCAGGAACAGGTGATGCAGATTGCTCAGGTCATGGCCGGCTACACCCTCGGCGGTGCGGACATGCTGCGTCGCGCCATGGGTAAGAAGAAGCCCGAGGAGATGGCCAAGCAGCGCGGCGGTTTCATCGAGGGTTGTGCCAGTAACAACATCTCGGCGGACCTGGCGGGCAACATCTTCGACCTGGTGGAAAAGTTCGCCGGCTACGGCTTCAACAAATCCCACTCGGCCGCCTATGGCCTGGTCTCCTACCAGACCGCCTGGCTCAAGGCGCATTTCCCGTCGCCGTTCATGGCCGCGGTGCTCTCGGCGGATATGCACAACACCGAGAAGGTCGTGACCCTGATCGAGGAGTGCCGCAGCATGAAGCTGCGCATCCTCGCCCCGGATGTGAACAACTCCGAGTTCAAGTTCACCGTCGATGATGACGGGCGCATTGTCTACGGCCTGGGTGCAATCAAGGGCGTGGGCGAGGGGCCGGTGGAGGCCATCGTCGAGTCGCGTCAGGATGGCCCGTTCAAGGACCTGTTCGACTTCTGCTCGCGGGTCGACCTCAAACGCATCAACAAACGCACCCTGGAAGCGCTGATCCGCGGCGGCGCGCTGGATCGCCTGGGGCCTTACTTCGATGACGAACTCAAGGCCTACCAGGCCGGCATCGACCGCAATCGTGCGGTGTTGCTGGCAGCCATGGAGGAGGCGGCGCAGGCTGCTGAGCAGGCGGCGCGCAGCCATGACAGCGGGCATGCCGACCTGTTTGGCGGCTTGTTCTCCGAGCCCGAGGCGGATGTCTACGTCAACCACCGCAACGCCCGCGAGCTGTCGCTGAAAGAGCGCCTGAAGGGCGAGAAGGACTGCCTCGGCCTGTACCTCACCGGTCACCCGATCGACGAATACGAAGGTGAAGTGCGGCGCTTCGCCCGTCAGCGCATCATCGACCTGCGTCCGGCGCGCGAGAGCCAGACCATTGCTGGTCTGATCGTCAACCTGCGGGTGATGAAGAACAAGAAGGGCGACAAGATGGGCTTCATCACCCTCGACGACCGTTCCGGGCGGATCGAGGCCTCGCTGTTCGCCGATGCTTTCGCCAGCAACCAGGCGCTGCTGCAGAGCGATGCGCTGGTGGTGGTCGAGGGCGAGGTGAGCAACGACGACTTCTCCGGCGGCCTGCGCCTACGCGCCAAACGAGTAATGAGCCTGGAAGAGGCGCGTACCGGCCTGGCGGAAAGCCTACGCCTGTGTGTCGGGCGTGAGGCGCTGCAGGGTGATCGTCTGCGCTGGTTGGGTGAGTTGCTCGGCAAGTACCGCGGCGCCTGCCCGCTGACCCTGGATTACAGTGGCAGCGACGCCAAGGCCGTGTTGCAGTTTGGTGAGCAGTGGCGCATCGATCCGGCCGATGGTCTGATCCAAAGCCTGCGTGACCAGTTCGGCAAAGACAACGTCTTCCTCCAATACCGCTGA
- the accA gene encoding acetyl-CoA carboxylase carboxyl transferase subunit alpha, which translates to MNPNFLDFEQPIADLQAKIEELRLVGNDNALNISDEIARLQDKSNALTESIFSNLSSWQISKLSRHPHRPYTLDYIEHIFSEFDELHGDRHFSDDAALVGGVARLDDQPVMVIGHQKGREVREKVRRNFGMPRPEGYRKACRLMEMAERFKLPILTFIDTPGAYPGIDAEERNQSEAIAWNLRVMSRLKTPIIATVIGEGGSGGALAIGVCDQLNMLQYSTYSVISPEGCASILWKTSEKAPDAAEAMGITAERLKGLGIVDKVIGEPLGGAHRDPATAAASIRKELLSQLKGLKKLNNDKLLERRYQRLMSYGIA; encoded by the coding sequence ATGAACCCGAACTTTCTCGACTTCGAACAGCCGATCGCCGACCTGCAAGCCAAGATCGAAGAGTTGCGCCTGGTCGGTAACGACAATGCGCTGAACATCAGCGACGAGATTGCCCGCCTGCAGGACAAGAGCAATGCGCTGACCGAGAGCATCTTCAGTAATCTCAGCAGCTGGCAGATATCCAAGCTCTCCCGTCATCCGCATCGCCCTTATACCCTCGACTACATCGAGCACATCTTCAGCGAGTTCGACGAGTTGCATGGCGACCGGCACTTCTCCGACGATGCCGCCCTGGTCGGCGGTGTTGCCCGTCTGGATGATCAGCCGGTGATGGTGATCGGTCACCAGAAGGGCCGCGAAGTGCGCGAGAAGGTGCGCCGCAACTTCGGCATGCCGCGTCCGGAAGGCTACCGCAAGGCCTGTCGCCTGATGGAAATGGCCGAGCGCTTCAAGCTGCCGATCCTGACCTTTATCGACACACCCGGTGCTTACCCGGGGATCGACGCCGAAGAGCGTAACCAGAGCGAGGCCATCGCCTGGAACCTGCGCGTGATGTCGCGCCTGAAAACCCCGATTATCGCCACCGTGATCGGCGAGGGCGGTTCCGGCGGTGCGCTGGCCATCGGCGTCTGCGACCAGCTGAACATGCTGCAGTACTCCACCTACTCGGTAATCTCGCCGGAAGGCTGCGCCTCGATCCTGTGGAAAACCTCGGAGAAGGCGCCGGATGCGGCCGAAGCCATGGGCATCACCGCCGAGCGCCTGAAAGGCCTGGGCATCGTCGATAAGGTGATCGGCGAGCCATTGGGCGGTGCCCATCGTGATCCAGCAACGGCGGCGGCGAGTATTCGCAAGGAGCTGCTGTCGCAACTCAAGGGGCTGAAGAAACTCAATAACGACAAGCTGCTGGAGCGTCGTTACCAGCGTCTGATGAGCTACGGCATCGCCTGA